In a genomic window of Ipomoea triloba cultivar NCNSP0323 chromosome 3, ASM357664v1:
- the LOC116013445 gene encoding glycosyltransferase family 64 protein C4 isoform X2 gives MYSDSKMAMRASVFSRRTLRHGAIVSAVGSVRIKLLLSCCVLFTLIALASRAAWFMGWKHQNSSPLHQPSLHRKGYTILINTWKRNDLLMQSISHYSSCPGLDSIHIVWSEPDPPSVSLVDYLKNVIHSRLRHGRRIELKFDINAEDSLNNRFKELTDSKTDAVFSIDDDVIFPCSSVEFAFTIWRSAPDTMVGFVPRVHWIDQSKGNADKYIYGGWWSVWWMGTYSMVLSKAAFFHRKYLSMYTYQMPASIREYVTKNRNCEDIAMSFLVANATNSPPIWVQGKIFEIGSTGISSLGGHSERRTHCVNRFVAEYGRMPLVSTSVKAVDSRSIWF, from the exons ATGTATAGTGATAGTAAGATGGCGATGAGGGCGAGCGTGTTTAGCCGGAGGACGCTCCGGCATGGCGCGATCGTCTCGGCCGTTGGATCCGTGAGGATCAAGCTCCTGCTCTCCTGTTGCGTATTGTTCACGCTGATCGCCCTTGCGAGCCGCGCCGCGTGGTTTATGGGGTGGAAGCACCAAAATTCTTCTCCTCTTCATCAACCGTCACTGCACAG GAAAGGATACACTATTCTGATTAATACATGGAAGAGAAATGATCTTCTTATGCAGTCTATTTCCCACTATTCCTCATGCCCTGGGCTTGATTCCATTCATATAGTGTGGAGTGAGCCTGATCCTCCCTCAGTTTCACTTGTTGACTATCTGAAGAATGTTATCCATTCACGGTTAAGACATGGGCGGCGAATTGAGCTAAAATTTGACATCAATGCTGAAGACAGTTTGAATAACAGGTTCAAGGAGCTTACAGATTCGAAAACAGATGCTGTCTTTTCGATTGATGATGATGTCATATTTCCTTGTTCTTCAGTAGAGTTCGCCTTCACCATCTGGCGTAGTGCGCCTGATACAATGGTGGGATTTGTACCCCGCGTCCACTGGATTGATCAGTCG AAAGGCAATGCAGATAAGTACATCTATGGAGGGTGGTGGTCAGTGTGGTGGATGGGAACCTACAGTATGGTTCTTTCCAAAGCTGCATTTTTTCACAGAAAGTATCTTAGCATGTATACTTATCAAATGCCAGCATCCATTCGAGAATATGTAACTAAAAACAG GAACTGTGAAGACATTGCCATGTCCTTCCTCGTGGCAAATGCGACCAATTCTCCTCCTATCTGGGTACAAG GTAAAATATTCGAAATTGGTTCAACTGGGATCAGTAGCTTGGGAGGTCACAGCGAAAGGAGGACTCACTGTGTCAATAGATTCGTGGCCGAGTATGGGAGAATGCCATTGGTTTCCACTTCTGTCAAGGCTGTTGATAGCCGAAGCATCTGGTTTTG A
- the LOC116011904 gene encoding 60S acidic ribosomal protein P0-like → MAVKQTKAEKKIAYDQKLCQLLDDYTQILIAVADNVGSNQLQNIRKGLKGDSVVLMGKNTMIKRSIRVHAENTGNTAILNLIPLLVGNVGLIFTKGDLKEVSEEVAKYKVGAPARVGLIAPIDVVVPPGNTGLDPSQTSFFQVLNIPTKINKGTVEIITPVELIKKGDKVGSSEAALLAKLGIRPFSYGLVVLSVYDNGSVFSPEVLDLTEDDLIGKFAMGVSMVTSLSLAISYPTLAAAPHMLINGYKNALAIAVETECSFPLADKVKEYLADPTKFAVAAVPAATAEAGSTPPAAAVEEKKEEPAEESDDDLGFSLFD, encoded by the exons ATGGCGGTGAAACAAACCAAGGCTGAGAAGAAGATTGCGTACGACCAGAAGCTCTGCCAGCTTCTGGACGATTACACGCAGATCTTGATTGCGGTGGCCGACAATGTAGGAAGCAATCAGCTTCAGAACATCAGGAAAGGGTTGAAAGGTGACTCGGTTGTGTTGATGGGTAAAAACACTATGATTAAGAGAAGCATTCGTGTTCATGCTGAGAATACTGGGAATACTGCCATTCTCAATCTCATTCCTCTCTTGGTG GGCAATGTTGGATTGATATTCACCAAGGGTGATTTGAAGGAAGTCAGTGAAGAGGTTGCAAAATACAAG GTTGGGGCCCCTGCTCGTGTTGGTCTTATAGCTCCGATTGATGTTGTTGTCCCACCTGGGAACACGGGTCTCGATCCATCTCAGACCTCTTTCTTCCAGGTGCTCAACATTCCTACAAAGATTAACAAGGGAACTGTTGAGATTATAACCCCTGTTGAGCTTATCAAGAAGGGGGATAAGGTGGGTTCTAGTGAAGCTGCTCTCCTAGCAAAGCTGGGCATTAGGCCATTTTCCTATGGTCTTGTGGTCCTATCTGTTTACGATAATGGATCCGTCTTCAGTCCAGAGGTTCTTGATCTGACTGAAGATGACCTTATCGGGAAGTTTGCCATGGGCGTGTCCATGGTTACTTCACTGTCACTTGCTATATCATACCCCACTCTTGCAGCCGCCCCACATATGCTCATAAACGGCTACAAGAATGCCCTGGCTATTGCTGTTGAAACCGAGTGTTCATTCCCACTGGCTGATAAAGTGAAAGAGTATCTCGCG GACCCGACCAAGTTTGCCGTTGCAGCAGTTCCAGCTGCTACTGCTGAAGCTGGAAGCACTCCTCCTGCTGCTGCTGTAGAAGAGAAAAAAGAGGAGCCTGCAGAAGAGTCTGACGACGACTTGGGCTTCAGCTTGTTTGATTAA
- the LOC116014347 gene encoding nematode resistance protein-like HSPRO2: protein MTAFDRKVKAELPSKSPRPSNKLHVSIPVASGRVAAAAEAACLAYEHYLRLPELKELWSCKEFTSWNHEPLLKPALQGLEITFRFISTALSDPRPYANRREWKRRLESLARNQVEIIAMLCEDEAEDGATRGAAPIVDLTSSDGTLARRNSSAEVWKLSDEVTVVSRTSEASLLPRLVTWRKSEDIAQNILDFIESEMRNCPYTLGLGEPNLNGKPSLDYDAIVKPSELHSLKKSPAETMNLQNFEDQTLYTTHQILESWICASKSILNRIAERIESKSFGNAASDCWILERTWNLLTEIENLHLLMDPDDFLRLKHQLSIKVTAESQPFCFRSRGLVEITKLSKDLRQKVPGILDVEVDPNGGPRVQEAAMKMYAEKDGFERIHLVQGLQAIEMGVKRFYYSYKQLLTVVMGSLEAGDSGDSLAQVFLEPTYFPSLDAAKTFLAVHRSHGHGRFGP from the coding sequence ATGACGGCCTTTGATCGGAAAGTGAAGGCTGAATTGCCGAGTAAATCGCCTAGGCCTTCAAATAAGCTTCATGTTTCAATTCCGGTGGCGTCTGGCCGggttgcggcggcggcggaggcggcTTGTTTGGCTTACGAGCACTACCTGAGGCTGCCGGAGCTGAAGGAGCTGTGGAGTTGTAAGGAGTTTACGAGTTGGAACCACGAGCCGCTGCTCAAGCCGGCTTTGCAAGGCTTGGAAATAACTTTCCGGTTTATCTCGACCGCCTTGTCGGATCCGAGGCCGTACGCGAACCGGCGAGAATGGAAGCGGAGGTTGGAGTCCCTGGCGAGGAATCAGGTCGAAATCATCGCTATGTTGTGCGAGGACGAAGCGGAGGACGGAGCGACACGTGGCGCGGCTCCAATCGTGGATCTGACGTCATCAGACGGCACGCTGGCTCGTCGGAACAGCTCAGCGGAGGTGTGGAAGCTCTCCGACGAGGTCACGGTGGTGAGCCGAACGAGCGAGGCTAGCTTGTTGCCTCGCCTGGTAACATGGCGGAAATCGGAGGATATCGCTCAGAATATCCTCGATTTCATAGAGAGCGAGATGCGCAATTGTCCGTACACGCTAGGGTTAGGCGAGCCGAACCTGAACGGTAAACCTAGTCTCGACTACGACGCCATTGTCAAGCCCTCGGAGCTTCATTCCCTGAAGAAATCCCCAGCCGAGACCATGAATCTGCAAAATTTCGAGGATCAAACACTCTACACTACTCACCAGATCCTCGAATCGTGGATCTGCGCGTCGAAATCGATCCTAAACCGAATCGCGGAGAGAATCGAATCAAAATCCTTCGGAAACGCCGCAAGCGATTGCTGGATACTGGAGAGAACATGGAATCTGTTAACCGAAATCGAAAACCTCCATCTCTTAATGGATCCCGACGACTTCCTTCGCCTAAAGCACCAGCTATCGATCAAAGTAACCGCCGAATCGCAACCGTTCTGCTTCCGATCGAGAGGACTGGTGGAAATCACGAAGCTCTCCAAGGATCTGAGGCAGAAAGTCCCCGGCATTCTGGACGTCGAAGTCGATCCCAACGGCGGCCCTAGGGTTCAAGAGGCGGCGATGAAGATGTACGCGGAGAAGGACGGTTTCGAGAGGATCCATTTGGTTCAAGGCTTGCAGGCAATTGAAATGGGCGTGAAGAGATTTTACTATTCGTATAAGCAGCTTTTGACGGTGGTTATGGGGAGCTTAGAAGCCGGAGATTCCGGCGATTCGTTGGCTCAGGTGTTCCTTGAGCCGACATATTTTCCGAGCTTGGATGCAGCGAAGACGTTCTTGGCGGTGCACCGGAGCCACGGACATGGCCGGTTTGGCCCCTAA
- the LOC116013444 gene encoding uncharacterized protein LOC116013444 — MELRIPLPSLQSPFHVIPQGSGSFAASLWHGRHCSGGGMNQKVACEASRKLLRVQNFDKFSNRGHLRVFCRANLDGGLGEEPFEFRDGLSQESEGCCTISEKSVSGSGYGGKGSNFPSQFDFLEPGMLGIVPEPPNWPEREALLWASVEHRAKNFELPLSLRMIKKKQQWEVGVGGLEELSCSVRKAFSSMVFIIVGLQSYALQMREALCDEELELIVSKVQREMHLSFAWMFQQVFSRTPVLMIHVMTLLADFSVYSASHNVGTSLQGSTKTLPGLSSPPVFIQKPNVAPEELSLDQELSESETLLWNSIVNEATNMGTREDFGLNHEFVSPLSVEYEPDDLTAYYRTDFLYQIMLSQDPHNPLLLCNYAQFLQLITRDYDRAEECFKRAIQVEPLDAEVLRQYASFLWRVRNDLTGAEDVYLQAIAAAEKGNSYYTSEYASFLWSTGGEETCFPLD; from the exons ATGGAGCTTAGAATTCCCTTACCCTCTCTGCAGTCTCCTTTCCATGTTATTCCTCAAGGTTCTGGTTCTTTTGCAGCCTCTTTGTGGCATGGGAGACACTGTAGTGGTGGTGGAATGAATCAAAAGGTTGCATGTGAGGCCTCAAGAAAGCTTTTGAGGGTGCAGAACTTTGATAAATTTTCAAATAGAGGCCATTTAAGGGTGTTTTGTAGGGCAAATCTTGATGGGGGTTTGGGTGAAGAACCCTTTGAATTTAGGGATGGGTTGAGCCAAGAAAGTGAAGGGTGTTGCACAATATCTGAGAAGAGTGTAAGTGGGAGTGGATATGGTGGGAAAGGTTCAAACTTTCCGTCACAGTTTGATTTCTTGGAGCCTGGGATGCTTGGGATTGTGCCAGAGCCTCCAAATTGGCCTGAAAGGGAGGCACTTTTGTGGGCAAGTGTTGAACACAGAGCTAAGAATTTTGAGCTCCCTTTGTCCTTGAGAATGATAAAGAAGAAGCAGCAATGGGAAGTGGGGGTTGGGGGTTTGGAAGAGTTGAGTTGTTCAGTGAGAAAGGCCTTCTCTTCAATGGTGTTCATCATTGTGGGGCTGCAGAGCTATGCTCTGCAAATGAGAGAGGCACTGTGTGATGAGGAATTGGAGTTGATTGTCTCCAAAGTTCAGCGCGAAATGCACTTGTCGTTCGCCTGGATGTTCCAGCAAGTGTTCTCGAGAACGCCTGTGTTGATGATTCATGTGATGACCCTTTTAGCCGATTTCAGTGTGTATTCTGCATCCCACAATGTTGGGACTTCACTGCAGGGTTCGACGAAAACATTACCGGGACTTAGCAGTCCACCAGTGTTCATTCAAAAGCCTAATGTAGCTCCTGAGGAGCTCTCACTGGATCAAGAACTCAGTGAATCAGAGACACTGCTTTGGAACTCGATTGTGAACGAGGCAACAAATATGGGGACTCGCGAGGATTTTGGGCTCAATCATGAATTCGTTTCGCCCTTGTCTGTGGAGTATGAACCAGATGACCTTACAGCCTACTATAGAACAGATTTTCTGTATCAGATAATGTTGTCCCAGGATCCTCACAATCCGCTTTTGCTCTGCAACTACGCACAGTTTCTGCAGCTTATTACACGCGATTATGATAG GGCGGAGGAATGCTTCAAACGTGCCATCCAAGTGGAACCTCTAGATGCAGAGGTGCTCAGACAGTACGCGAGCTTCTTGTGGAGGGTTAGGAACGACTTGACGGGAGCAGAAGATGTATATCTGCAGGCCATCGCGGCTGCTGAGAAAGGGAATTCCTATTATACTTCTGAATATGCCAGCTTCTTGTGGAGTACAGGTGGTGAAGAAACATGTTTCCCCTTGGACTAA
- the LOC116013445 gene encoding glycosyltransferase family 64 protein C4 isoform X1 has product MYSDSKMAMRASVFSRRTLRHGAIVSAVGSVRIKLLLSCCVLFTLIALASRAAWFMGWKHQNSSPLHQPSLHRKGYTILINTWKRNDLLMQSISHYSSCPGLDSIHIVWSEPDPPSVSLVDYLKNVIHSRLRHGRRIELKFDINAEDSLNNRFKELTDSKTDAVFSIDDDVIFPCSSVEFAFTIWRSAPDTMVGFVPRVHWIDQSKGNADKYIYGGWWSVWWMGTYSMVLSKAAFFHRKYLSMYTYQMPASIREYVTKNRNCEDIAMSFLVANATNSPPIWVQGKIFEIGSTGISSLGGHSERRTHCVNRFVAEYGRMPLVSTSVKAVDSRSIWFW; this is encoded by the exons ATGTATAGTGATAGTAAGATGGCGATGAGGGCGAGCGTGTTTAGCCGGAGGACGCTCCGGCATGGCGCGATCGTCTCGGCCGTTGGATCCGTGAGGATCAAGCTCCTGCTCTCCTGTTGCGTATTGTTCACGCTGATCGCCCTTGCGAGCCGCGCCGCGTGGTTTATGGGGTGGAAGCACCAAAATTCTTCTCCTCTTCATCAACCGTCACTGCACAG GAAAGGATACACTATTCTGATTAATACATGGAAGAGAAATGATCTTCTTATGCAGTCTATTTCCCACTATTCCTCATGCCCTGGGCTTGATTCCATTCATATAGTGTGGAGTGAGCCTGATCCTCCCTCAGTTTCACTTGTTGACTATCTGAAGAATGTTATCCATTCACGGTTAAGACATGGGCGGCGAATTGAGCTAAAATTTGACATCAATGCTGAAGACAGTTTGAATAACAGGTTCAAGGAGCTTACAGATTCGAAAACAGATGCTGTCTTTTCGATTGATGATGATGTCATATTTCCTTGTTCTTCAGTAGAGTTCGCCTTCACCATCTGGCGTAGTGCGCCTGATACAATGGTGGGATTTGTACCCCGCGTCCACTGGATTGATCAGTCG AAAGGCAATGCAGATAAGTACATCTATGGAGGGTGGTGGTCAGTGTGGTGGATGGGAACCTACAGTATGGTTCTTTCCAAAGCTGCATTTTTTCACAGAAAGTATCTTAGCATGTATACTTATCAAATGCCAGCATCCATTCGAGAATATGTAACTAAAAACAG GAACTGTGAAGACATTGCCATGTCCTTCCTCGTGGCAAATGCGACCAATTCTCCTCCTATCTGGGTACAAG GTAAAATATTCGAAATTGGTTCAACTGGGATCAGTAGCTTGGGAGGTCACAGCGAAAGGAGGACTCACTGTGTCAATAGATTCGTGGCCGAGTATGGGAGAATGCCATTGGTTTCCACTTCTGTCAAGGCTGTTGATAGCCGAAGCATCTGGTTTTGGTGA